In the Candidatus Omnitrophota bacterium genome, one interval contains:
- a CDS encoding type II secretion system protein: protein MNLKNNAGLTLVENLVAILLVSTLLIGIMGAFFVSSYASPAIGMER from the coding sequence ATGAATCTAAAAAATAACGCTGGTCTGACATTAGTTGAAAATCTAGTAGCGATACTTTTGGTAAGCACCCTATTGATAGGCATAATGGGTGCTTTTTTTGTTTCAAGTTACGCATCTCCCGCGATAGGCATGGAGAGGTGA
- a CDS encoding type II secretion system F family protein, translating into MPNFKYVAKDRAGKALSASLDAKDRAAAVDVLRKKDLIIISVIEETPKTGISLAMFGGAKKIKLDDIAMFARQLATMVDAGITLVAALDILGEQMDNKAFGAIILTVRNDVETGSSLSAALAKHKKVFSPLFVNMVRAGESSGMLDDILDRLSQYLEKTSSLQKKVQSAMIYPAIVSSMAIGITLILLLKVVPIFKDIFSGFGAKLPTPTLILITISNTLQKYFLMVVLCVAGMVFLLRKYLNTEKGRVKFDGFVLNVPIFGTLLTKVAISKFSRTLSTLVKSGVPILSALEIVGKTAGNKVVENAVDEVRKNVREGEGIAAPLAKSKIFPTMMTRMVSVGEQSGELEKMLSKIADFYDDQVSIAVSGLTSMIEPLIIAFLGIVIGSVVIAMFLPIFKLTTVVSM; encoded by the coding sequence ATGCCGAATTTTAAATATGTTGCCAAGGACCGCGCCGGCAAGGCTTTGAGCGCAAGTCTGGATGCCAAGGACCGCGCGGCGGCCGTGGATGTCCTGAGAAAAAAGGATCTCATTATCATATCGGTGATTGAAGAGACGCCGAAAACCGGCATATCGCTTGCCATGTTCGGAGGGGCGAAGAAGATCAAGCTGGATGATATCGCCATGTTCGCCAGGCAGCTGGCCACGATGGTCGACGCGGGAATTACGCTGGTAGCCGCTCTCGATATACTGGGAGAACAGATGGACAATAAGGCATTCGGCGCGATAATATTGACCGTTCGTAATGATGTTGAGACGGGTTCGAGCCTTTCGGCGGCGCTGGCCAAACACAAAAAGGTATTTTCGCCTTTATTCGTTAATATGGTAAGGGCGGGTGAGTCCAGCGGTATGCTTGACGACATACTGGACCGGCTGTCTCAATATCTCGAAAAGACCAGCAGCCTTCAGAAGAAAGTACAGTCCGCTATGATCTATCCGGCCATTGTAAGCAGTATGGCGATAGGGATAACCCTCATATTACTCTTGAAAGTAGTGCCGATATTCAAAGATATATTTTCCGGCTTCGGCGCCAAACTTCCTACGCCCACACTCATCCTGATAACTATCAGCAATACCCTGCAAAAATATTTTTTAATGGTTGTGTTATGCGTTGCCGGCATGGTTTTTCTGCTGCGCAAATATCTGAACACCGAAAAAGGCAGGGTAAAATTTGACGGATTCGTGCTGAATGTGCCAATATTCGGGACCCTTCTCACAAAAGTCGCGATAAGTAAATTTTCCAGGACGCTCTCGACTCTCGTAAAATCAGGGGTTCCGATATTATCCGCGCTGGAGATAGTAGGCAAAACAGCCGGCAATAAAGTGGTCGAAAATGCTGTAGATGAAGTGAGGAAGAATGTCAGGGAAGGCGAGGGTATAGCGGCTCCTCTGGCTAAGTCCAAAATATTTCCGACTATGATGACTAGAATGGTTTCAGTGGGCGAACAATCCGGAGAGCTGGAGAAGATGCTTTCAAAGATAGCCGATTTCTATGATGATCAGGTAAGTATAGCCGTAAGCGGGTTAACCAGCATGATAGAGCCGCTTATAATAGCATTCCTGGGCATAGTCATAGGATCCGTTGTTATAGCCATGTTCCTTCCGATCTTTAAACTTACCACAGTTGTAAGCATGTAA
- a CDS encoding ATPase, T2SS/T4P/T4SS family codes for MKTADPLKEKLIDILINGKLITQEQLATALDVQRNIGGSLGKILVWQGYVSQKDIVIAMSQQLNIPPINLSKYQIDKTLIDIIPERIVKQYLIMPISKIGNVLTVAMVDPLNIFAIDDIKTLTNYRIQPILATENDIKEAIGTYYSSAAIEDISDMLDQAEASDVSEVEKAEGEEEINVSEVAEESKKAPIVKIVNLILNEAMKKRSSDIHIEPREKNLMVRYRIDGNLEDALTLPKKNQNAVIARLKIISGLDITETRIPQDGRFKVNFEGREIDFRVSILPVAFGGKIVLRALDKSNLSIGLDELGFLPGPLSTFKAALARPYGLILVTGPTGSGKSTTLYSIINQINTPDKNIITLEDPVEYEVDGITQIQARPDIGLTFATGLKSVLRQSPDIVMVGEIRDFETADISIKASLTGQLILSTLHTNDAAGAITRLIDMGVEPFLVASSLVLSSAQRLMRKICPFCTEEVDIPKNILEKAGISLDEISKKGVKHFHQGKGCQRCNNTGYHGRFGILEALLIDDNVRDMIMKKTSSGDIKDYAIKEQHMLTLRDNAVENFINGTTALEEVLRVTSED; via the coding sequence ATGAAAACAGCGGACCCGCTTAAAGAAAAACTGATAGATATTTTGATAAACGGCAAACTCATAACCCAGGAGCAGCTGGCTACCGCGCTCGATGTGCAGAGGAATATAGGCGGATCTCTCGGGAAGATCCTCGTCTGGCAGGGTTATGTCTCTCAGAAAGATATCGTGATAGCGATGAGCCAGCAACTAAACATTCCGCCGATAAATCTGTCTAAATATCAGATAGACAAGACGTTGATAGATATTATCCCTGAACGGATAGTAAAGCAGTACTTGATAATGCCGATATCCAAGATCGGCAATGTGCTCACCGTCGCTATGGTGGATCCGCTTAATATATTTGCCATCGATGACATAAAGACGCTGACCAATTATCGGATCCAGCCGATACTGGCCACTGAGAATGATATAAAAGAGGCTATAGGCACCTACTATAGCAGCGCGGCCATTGAGGACATCTCTGATATGCTCGATCAGGCTGAGGCCTCGGATGTCTCGGAGGTGGAAAAAGCAGAAGGGGAAGAGGAGATAAATGTAAGCGAGGTGGCTGAAGAATCGAAGAAGGCGCCGATAGTTAAAATAGTCAATCTGATATTGAATGAAGCGATGAAGAAGCGTTCGAGCGATATCCATATCGAACCGCGCGAAAAAAACTTGATGGTGCGCTATAGAATTGACGGTAATCTGGAAGATGCTCTTACTCTCCCTAAGAAAAATCAGAATGCGGTCATTGCGAGATTAAAGATCATATCCGGCCTGGACATCACCGAGACCAGAATTCCGCAGGACGGGCGGTTTAAAGTAAACTTCGAAGGAAGAGAGATAGATTTCAGAGTGTCGATCCTGCCGGTGGCGTTTGGCGGCAAGATAGTTTTACGCGCGCTTGACAAGTCGAACCTGAGCATAGGCCTGGATGAACTCGGATTTTTACCGGGCCCTTTAAGCACTTTTAAGGCCGCTCTCGCGAGGCCTTACGGACTGATCCTTGTGACCGGTCCTACGGGCAGCGGAAAGTCCACGACATTATACTCAATCATAAATCAGATTAACACGCCGGACAAGAACATAATTACCCTGGAAGATCCGGTAGAATACGAGGTCGACGGTATTACGCAGATTCAGGCCAGACCCGACATAGGATTGACCTTCGCCACGGGGCTAAAGTCCGTCTTAAGGCAGAGCCCTGATATTGTGATGGTCGGAGAGATAAGGGATTTTGAGACTGCGGATATTTCCATCAAGGCATCGCTGACCGGCCAGCTTATATTAAGTACTCTTCATACCAATGACGCAGCGGGCGCGATAACGAGGCTTATAGACATGGGAGTGGAACCATTTCTTGTGGCATCCAGTCTCGTCCTCTCTTCGGCGCAAAGGCTCATGAGAAAAATCTGTCCGTTCTGTACGGAGGAGGTAGATATACCGAAAAACATTCTGGAAAAAGCGGGGATAAGCCTTGATGAGATATCTAAAAAAGGCGTTAAACATTTTCATCAAGGTAAGGGTTGCCAGAGATGCAATAATACCGGATATCACGGCAGGTTCGGTATCCTTGAGGCGCTTTTGATCGATGATAATGTGCGGGATATGATAATGAAGAAGACCTCGAGCGGCGATATAAAAGATTATGCCATAAAAGAACAGCATATGCTGACATTGAGAGATAACGCGGTAGAGAATTTTATTAACGGGACCACTGCGCTTGAGGAGGTTTTAAGGGTGACCTCGGAGGACTAG
- a CDS encoding prepilin-type N-terminal cleavage/methylation domain-containing protein: MMTKMNKKGFTLVEIMIVVAIIGLLAAIAIPNFIKARETAQRNACIANLKQIQGAAQVWAIDTGAASDATATSAALVPNYLKGWPKCGTNSYAETTVSGTPTCPTTGSVGHTI; encoded by the coding sequence ATGATGACAAAGATGAACAAGAAAGGCTTTACGCTTGTTGAAATAATGATTGTTGTCGCAATTATAGGTCTATTAGCTGCGATAGCCATTCCAAACTTCATCAAAGCGAGGGAGACTGCGCAGAGAAACGCGTGTATCGCTAACCTGAAACAGATTCAGGGAGCGGCTCAGGTATGGGCCATAGATACCGGCGCGGCGTCAGACGCTACAGCTACATCGGCGGCTCTGGTGCCTAATTATCTGAAGGGGTGGCCGAAGTGCGGTACGAATTCTTATGCAGAAACGACCGTGAGCGGCACTCCAACGTGTCCGACCACAGGCAGTGTTGGCCACACTATATAG